Proteins from a single region of Oryza brachyantha chromosome 6, ObraRS2, whole genome shotgun sequence:
- the LOC102700628 gene encoding uncharacterized protein LOC102700628, with the protein MVMDSLAIATATTTTSRSLSFSSTPLHRRRRRASFLPVAASKRRHDDDDDEEEGAGHEHTSLAPYAGLSLSPLSKDAAMGLVVSAATGSGWTTGSGMEGPPKAAGGADRPEVSTLPWSLFTKSPRRRMRVAFTCNVCGQRTTRAINPHAYTDGTVFVQCCGCNIFHKLVDNLNLFHEMKCYVGPDFRYEGDAPFNYLDRGEDGDNIFPIL; encoded by the exons ATGGTCATGGACTCCCTCGcgatcgccaccgccaccaccaccacctcccgctctctctccttctcctccacccctctccaccgccgccgccgccgtgcctccttcctccccgtcgccgcctccaaGC GCCGacacgacgacgatgacgacgaggaggagggagccgGCCACGAGCACACCAGCCTTGCGCCGTACGCcggcctctccctctcgccgCTCTCCAAG GATGCGGCCATGGGGCTGGTGGTGAGCGCCGCCACGGGGAGCGGCTGGACGACGGGGTCGGGGATGGAGGGACCGCCCAAAGCCGCCGGTGGGGCGGACCGCCCGGAGGTGTCGACGCTGCCATGGTCGCTCTTCACCAAgtccccgcggcggcggatgcgggtGGCCTTCACCTGCAATGTGTGCGGTCAGCGGACCACGCGCGCCATCAACCCGCACGCCTACACTGACGGCACCGTCTTTGTTCAG TGCTGTGGGTGCAACATATTCCATAAGCTGGTCGACAACCTGAACCTGTTCCATGAGATGAAATGCTACGTTGGTCCGGACTTCCGCTACGAAGGAGATGCACCGTTCAACTATCTGGACCGTGGCGAGGATGGTGACAATATCTTTCCAATTCTGTGA
- the LOC102721377 gene encoding DDB1- and CUL4-associated factor 8 codes for MVPREGTRMAGLREREVGRIPPKLFANSVMASQDFVRSLGLQKRLRKHRGCVNTISFNGDGSLLLSGSDDRTAVLWNWQDGTPTFTFHTGHSNNVLHAQFMPFSGDRSIVTCAADGQVRHSQIQEGGRVITTELVDIELAVHRLAIEPGNPHTFFSCGEDGYVFLFDLREKDVTELFKCAKVDSFSGDTIELYAITIDPRKPSSFAVAGSDEYVRVYDSRKIHVDGGSSFGRPIEYFCPPHMIGENEDGITGLAFSQTSELLASYSYDNIYLFSREHGLHFNNIEVGERLLMDETEGDCHINTAPLPFCRDKLPVPQTFKGHRNKHTIKGANFLGPNCDYVTTGSDCGRVFIWRKKDGDLMRVMKGDKRIVNCVEQHPSGIVIASSGIEKDIKIWAPGENPDEVETDSCCSSSSDSYDSIYFDDYMISLDLDSSDEDEEEDEDEDDDEEEEEDDHSISSNEDMSDIDKYEGAGDHDSEG; via the exons atGGTGCCGCGGGAGGGGACGCGGATGGCGGGGCTGCGGGAGCGCGAGGTCGGCCGCATCCCGCCCAAGCTCTTCGCCAACTCCGTCATGGCCTCCCAG GACTTTGTGCGGTCTCTCGGCCTCCAGAAGAGGCTGCGGAAGCACAGGGGTTGCGTGAACACCATCAGTTTTAATGGGGATGGGAGCCTGCTCCTGTCTGGTTCCGATGATCGGACTGCTGTACTGTGGAATTGGCAGGACGGGACGCCTACCTTCACATTCCACACTGGCCACAGCAACAATGTGCTCCATGCGCAGTTCATGCCCTTCTCGGGTGACCGGAGCATCGTCACATGCGCTGCTGATGGACAG GTTAGGCATTCACAAATTCAAGAAGGTGGTCGTGTAATTACAACCGAGCTAGTTGATATAGAGTTAGCTGTGCACAGATTAGCTATCGAGCCTGGAAATCCTCACACGTTCTTTAGCTGTGGAGAAGATGGCTACGTTTTTCTT TTTGACCTTAGGGAGAAAGATGTTACAGAACTCTTTAAATGCGCAAAAGTTGATAGTTTCAGTGGTGATACCATCGAACTCTATGCTATTACCATAGACCCAAGAAAGCCCAGTTCTTTTGCAGTTGCTGGATCTGATGAGTATGTGAGAGTATATGATAGCCGCAAGATTCATGTGGATGGGGGTTCCAGTTTTGGTCGCCCAATTGAGTACTTTTGCCCTCCACATATGATTGGTGAAAATGAAGATGGAATAACTGGTTTGGCATTCTCACAAACCAGCGAACTTTTAGCATCCTATAGTTATGATAATATCTACCTTTTCTCGAGAGAGCATGGCTTACACTTTAACAATATTGAGGTAGGTGAACGACTCCTGATGGATGAGACTGAAGGAGATTGTCATATAAATACAGCCCCATTACCCTTTTGTAGAGATAAGTTGCCAGTGCCTCAAACCTTCAAGGGACATCGTAACAAGCACACCATTAAGGGTGCTAATTTCCTTGGGCCCAACTGTGATTACGTTACCACTGGATCAGACTGTGGACGTGTATTTATTTGGAGAAAGAAGGACGGGGACCTTATGCGAGTTATGAAAGGGGACAAACGAATTGTTAATTGCGTTGAACAGCACCCTTCTGGGATTGTTATTGCAAGCAGTGGCATTGAGAAGGATATCAAGATTTGGGCACCTGGTGAGAACCCCGACGAG GTTGAGACAGACTCTTGTTGCTCCAGTAGCAGTGATTCCTATGACTCAATTTACTTTGATGATTACATGATTTCCTTGGATCTTGATTCATCTGATGAGGATGAAGAGGAGGATGAAGAcgaagatgatgatgaggaggaggaggaagatgatcATAGTATTAGTAGCAACGAGGACATGAGTGATATCGATAAATATGAAGGTGCTGGTGACCATGACAGCGAGGGTTAA
- the LOC102700905 gene encoding transcription factor BHLH3-like, producing the protein MELDEQAFLEELFSLRRDAWEYNAMGDFFSPACAAMDGGYPERHQATVSVLPTFTASYEQPQPPPPPAGFDCLAEVYGTAAAFGPNAGAGEYGGDLGFLDVVEPKASMVVDGGLGVCKLEPGLAEGGGGGGFGAVAAPPSKKKRVEGMPSKNLMAERRRRKRLNDRLSMLRSVVPKISKMDRTSILGDTIDYMKELLERIRQLQEEIEEQQQETPGVLSVFRELNPNEMLARNTPKFEVERKEGGDTRVEIYCAAKPGLLLSTVSTLETLGLDIHHCVVSCFNDFGMHASCSEMQRERMSADMIKQELFKNAGYGGGCL; encoded by the exons ATGGAGCTGGATGAGCAGGCGTTCTTGGAGGAGCTCTTCTCGCTGAGGAGGGACGCATGGGAGTACAATGCCATGGGGGACTTCTTCTCCCCGGCATGCGCCGCCATGGACGGCGGCTACCCAGAACGCCACCAGGCCACCGTCAGCGTCCTCCCCACCTTCACGGCCTCCTAcgagcagccgcagccgccgcctccgccggccggGTTCGACTGCCTTGCCGAGGTCtacggcaccgccgccgcattcgGGCCcaatgccggcgccggcgagtaCGGCGGCGACCTGGGGTTTCTTGACGTGGTCGAGCCCAAGGCGAGCATGGTGGTGGATGGCGGGCTTGGGGTGTGCAAGCTGGAGCCCGGGctggcggagggaggaggcggcggcgggttcggcgcggtggcggcgccgccgtcgaagaagaagagggtggaGGGGATGCCGTCCAAGAACCTgatggcggagcggcggcggcgcaagcgGCTCAACGACCGGCTGTCCATGCTCCGCTCCGTCGTGCCCAAGATCAGCAAG ATGGACAGGACGTCGATTCTTGGAGACACGATCGACTACATGAAGGAGTTGCTGGAGAGGATCCGGCAGCTGCAGGAGGAGAtcgaggagcagcagcaggagacgCCGGGCGTGCTCAGCGTCTTCAGGGAGCTCAACCCCAACGAGATGCTGGCCAGGAACACACCAAAG TTCGAGGTGGAGCGGAAGGAGGGCGGCGACACCCGGGTGGAGATCTACTGCGCGGCGAAGCCAGGGCTGCTGCTGTCGACGGTGAGCACGCTGGAGACGCTGGGCCTCGACATCCACCACTGCGTCGTCAGCTGCTTCAACGACTTCGGCATGCACGCCTCCTGCTCCGAG ATGCAGAGGGAGAGGATGAGCGCGGACATGATAAAGCAGGAGCTGTTCAAGAACGCCGGCTATGGAGGAGGATGCTTGTAG
- the LOC102700347 gene encoding probable hexosyltransferase MUCI70 — protein MARRSKGGGAESAATKGDATMSMMRVVWRKGAVRLVLVSAIAWALLVLLALAFHLWSCTSSVAFLSVLCKKDSKVLYVLDSMGFSSKPLHRCPIPVADDPNSVVIPKRTPNTIVKRLSYITVDKQDKDLSPLFGGRQSWKQREASFKLNTTMKVHCGFMKNSGADMDEVDVKYIQKCKFVVASGIFDGYDIPHQPSNISLRSQKLFCFLMVVDEVSLDFIEKNTTVKFDKAGGKWVGIWRLITLHHLPFDEPRRNGKVPKILTHRLFPQAWYSIWIDGKMELIVDPLLILERYLWRGKYTFAVAVHKHHRSIYEEGDAIKRRKRYARPLVDLQMKMYYHEGMEPWNPDKRTPSDVPEGAVLIREHTTMTDLFSCLWFNEVNLFTPRDQLSFGYVVYRLGDALKFFMFPNCEYNSLFILHRHTREHSSKVEWAKTIDEIVKKGLKESKGGLGLWTPYPSDLSSVELPSVKRTSPAG, from the exons ATGGCGCGGCGAAGCAAAG gcggcggcgcggagtcggcgGCGACCAAGGGGGACGCCACCATGTCCATGATGCGGGTGGTGTGGCGGAAGGGGGCGGTGCGCCTCGTCCTCGTCTCCGCCATCGCCTGGGCGctgctcgtcctcctcgccctcgcctTCCACCTCTGGTCCTGCACATCATCCGTTGCCTTTCTCTCAG TTCTTTGTAAAAAAGACAGTAAAGTTCTCTATGTGTTGGACTCCATGGGGTTCTCATCGAAACCGCTCCACC GCTGCCCCATACCTGTTGCAGATGATCCCAATTCCGTTGTCATTCCGAAGAGAACCCCCAATACCATCGTGAAAAGGTTGTCGTACATAACGGTTGACAAACAGGATAAAGATCTGTCACCACTGTTTGGTGGACGTCAAAGCTGGAAACAGAGGGAGGCCAGCTTTAAACTGAATACTACAATGAAg GTGCACTGTGGATTTATGAAAAACAGTGGTGCAGACATGGATGAGGTCGATGTCAAGTACATACAGAAATGCAAATTTGTGGTTGCTTCTGGTATTTTTGATGGTTATGACATTCCCCATCAGCCATCAAATATTAGTCTTCGATCTCAAAAGTTGTTCTGCTTTTTGATGGTGGTAGATGAGGTATCCCTTGATTTTATTGAAAAGAATACTACTGTCAAGTTTGATAAAGCAGGAGGGAAATGGGTAGGCATATGGCGACTTATAACTTTGCACCACCTTCCATTTGATGAACCTAGAAGGAATGGAAAAGTACCAAAGATATTAACACACAGACTATTTCCTCAAGCTTGGTATAGCATTTGGATTGATGGGAAAATGGAGCTGATAGTTGATCCGTTGCTTATTCTTGAAAG ATATCTTTGGCGGGGAAAGTACACATTTGCAGTAGCTGTCCATAAGCATCACAGGAGCATCTATGAGGAGGGTGATGCAATCAAACGGAGGAAGAGATATGCCCGGCCTCTGGTTGATCTTCAGATGAAGATGTACTATCATGAGGGGATGGAACCATGGAATCCAGATAAAAGAACACCTAGTG ATGTGCCAGAGGGAGCGGTGCTGATCCGGGAGCACACAACGATGACTGATTTGTTTAGCTGTCTTTGGTTCAACGAGGTTAACCTTTTCACGCCTCGCGATCAGCTCAGCTTTGGCTACGTGGTGTATAggcttggagatgctcttaaatTCTTCATGTTCCCCAACTGCGAGTACAATTCGCTGTTCATTTTGCACAGACACACAAGGGAACACTCATCGAAAGTCGAGTGGGCCAAAACAATCGATGAAATTGTGAAGAAGGGTTTGAAGGAAAGTAAGGGAGGATTAGGGCTGTGGACTCCGTATCCTTCAGACCTGAGCTCTGTTGAACTCCCCAGTGTAAAAAGAACTTCGCCAGCAGGCTAA
- the LOC102721657 gene encoding serine/arginine-rich splicing factor SR45a gives MADSPRRRYSRSPSPYRGNPKSRSRSRSPAARSQSRSPVADPRSQARSRSRSHEREPDAVNHGNTLYVTGLSSRVTERELKDYFSKEGRVASCHVVLEPHTRVSRGFAFVTMDTVEDAERCIKYLNQSVMEGRNITVEKSRRGRPRTPTPGSYLGHRYDRREPRGRYRGRGGGYGRDEYYGNSYRRSPPPMYQSYRDTRDYPPYRDTRDYSPPHRDARDYYEGRGGRGYSPHRSPYGGRARRERSRSLPYSPYRMPERGYGRRAGGGGYDR, from the exons atg GCCGACTCCCCGCGCAGGAG GTACTCAAGGTCCCCATCACCTTACAGGGGGAACCCAAAATCAAGATCAAGATCACGATCGCCTGCAGCTCGATCCCAGTCTAGGTCTCCAGTTGCTGACCCTAGGTCTCAGGCGaggtcaagatcaagaagCCATGAGAG GGAACCGGATGCTGTAAATCATGGAAATACACTGTATGTGACCGGACTCTCTTCTAGAGTGACTGAAAGGGAACTTAAAGATTACTTCTCTAAAGAAGGAAGG GTGGCTAGTTGCCATGTTGTCCTTGAGCCCCATACACGTGTCTCTCGTGGATTTGCTTTTGTTACCATGGATACCGTTGAAGATGCTGAACGCTGCATCAAGTATCTTAACCAGTCTGTAATGGAAGGCCGAAACATCACAGTTGAAAAG TCACGTCGAGGTCGCCCAAGGACACCAACACCTGGAAGCTATCTCG GACATCGATATGACCGTAGAGAGCCACGTGGGAGATACCGCGGCAGAGGAGGCGGCTATGGTCGTGATGAATACTATGGCAATAGCTACCGCAGGTCCCCGCCTCCAATGTACCAGTCCTACAGGGACACACGGGACTACCCTCCATACAGGGACACCAGAGACTACTCCCCTCCACACAGGGATGCTCGAGATTACTACGAAGGCAGGGGTGGAAGGGGATACTCCCCCCACAGATCTCCTTATGGTGGCAGGGCCCGAAGGGAGCGATCCAGATCGTTGCCGTATTCTCCCTACCGGATGCCCGAGAGAGGCTACGGGCGCcgagctggtggtggtggctatGACAGGTAA